From Acidimicrobiales bacterium, one genomic window encodes:
- a CDS encoding acyl-CoA dehydrogenase family protein — protein MDTDDRDLLAESVAAALHAEATPAANDAALMALGWHEMLAAEPIDAVAVVFDRLGRVAARSTVLDDVVGAALGLTPGEVIIHPAWGSSEATDRDATRIEGVAGSRIGAARTARVLCRGGIGTVATDRLDVAHPITDRELARVSIQGPLDDVVPLDPAAIEAAVRAARHALAHQLHGLSAGMLTLAHLHALDRVQFGRPIASFQAVRHRLAETHVATEAAAGALGAADEEPTTLMVDLARVLAGRAAIDAGRHCQQVLAGIGFTRDHAFHRFLFATIELDGLYGTTAGLTRQLGRGLLVDRRVRRAVEL, from the coding sequence ATGGACACCGACGACCGCGACCTGCTCGCCGAGAGCGTTGCCGCCGCCCTCCACGCCGAGGCGACCCCTGCCGCCAACGACGCTGCGCTGATGGCACTCGGCTGGCACGAGATGCTCGCCGCCGAACCGATCGATGCAGTCGCCGTGGTCTTCGACCGACTGGGCCGGGTGGCGGCCCGCTCGACCGTGCTCGACGACGTCGTCGGCGCCGCGCTCGGCCTGACCCCCGGCGAGGTGATCATTCATCCCGCCTGGGGTTCGAGCGAAGCCACGGATCGCGACGCGACCAGGATCGAGGGGGTCGCCGGGTCCCGCATCGGTGCCGCTCGTACCGCGCGAGTGCTCTGCCGCGGCGGAATCGGCACCGTGGCGACCGACCGTCTCGACGTCGCCCATCCGATCACGGACCGCGAACTCGCGCGGGTCTCGATCCAGGGTCCGCTCGACGATGTCGTGCCGCTCGATCCGGCCGCGATCGAGGCAGCGGTGCGTGCCGCCCGCCACGCCCTCGCCCACCAACTCCACGGCCTGTCGGCGGGCATGCTGACGCTCGCCCACCTCCATGCGCTCGATCGTGTGCAGTTCGGGAGGCCGATCGCCTCCTTTCAGGCCGTGCGCCACCGGCTGGCCGAGACCCACGTCGCGACCGAAGCCGCCGCCGGGGCGCTCGGGGCCGCCGACGAGGAACCCACGACCCTGATGGTCGACCTGGCCAGAGTCCTCGCCGGACGGGCGGCGATCGACGCCGGTCGCCACTGCCAGCAGGTTCTCGCCGGCATCGGCTTCACCCGCGACCACGCCTTCCATCGATTCCTCTTCGCGACGATCGAGCTGGACGGGCTCTACGGCACGACCGCAGGGTTGACCCGGCAGCTCGGGCGCGGACTGCTCGTCGACCGGAGGGTTCGCCGCGCCGTCGAACTCTGA
- a CDS encoding glycoside hydrolase family 2 TIM barrel-domain containing protein, whose amino-acid sequence MQVNWWELPETFEINRLAARAPLAADERWTLSLDGSWDFLLVAHPTAAPTNWAQPDRGGRGWRAIDVPGCWTRQDTGDLPHYTNVQMPWALEPPATPEENPTGLYRTTFRLPRGWASRRTVLHLGGAESMAVIHCNGSFVGMGKDSRLPSEFDLSDHLVAGDNTLAVMVIRYSDATWIEDQDHWWHAGLHRSVSLRSVPQVHLADVATTADYDPATGAGSLTVTTEVGGEPGEGWTTAVTVLDDRGRRVHAAALVAELRVRRPGFGADAFLASWGFEGQRTVTSLDLDSVEPWSAESPQRYRVLIDLVDPRGTIADSTELRVGFRRVEVRDRRLLVNGQPVLINGVNRHDHHPVTGKTQTADDIRADLVTMLRHNINAVRTAHYPNDPTLLDLCDELGLYVIDEANVESHGRQDSLCHDVRYHAAIVSRVQRMVLRDRNHPSVIGWSLGNEAGHGAAHDAAAAWVRAVDPTRFVQYEGSLLTRVKQGEGTTAQRHTVTPNASERLVSDIVCPMYPEISLIEEWAEWAETTRGDDRPMILCEYSHAMGNSNGSLVDYWRAFEAHPALQGGFIWDWKDQGLAETDEHGRFFWAYGGHFGDEPNDVNFCINGLVGPDGVPHPALAEVAWCGRPARVTAMPGRKVRIHNHRWFTDLADLECTWAVTIDGDVVEQGTLDLPPIAARSSAVVTVPRSTGRRRGNEAFLTLRFRLASATPWAERGHVVSTEQLSLPLTAASPAPSRRTHPVEVDDHGSVIRNGPLILHVDRDAACVSALTHRGRPVVTGPIAATLWRAPTDNDGVAQGWMSEISGVRNRWLTWGLDRLRIEPMRTSVRRVEGGVRLTMRRELHGSTDHATHRSVVTLLGDGRVRFDETITVPAAWTDLPRVGITMPLHARFEDLRWFGLGPEETYPDRRSGATVGLWRSTVAEQYHPYVFPQEHGHHTDTRWFELRSGRDRIRVCADHRFGFSARRHTDAALTTATTLAELDPADHVEVHIDAAVRGLGTAACGPDTLPGHRVGPGIHRLSWTIDPTS is encoded by the coding sequence ATGCAGGTCAACTGGTGGGAGCTTCCCGAGACGTTCGAGATCAATCGGCTCGCGGCCCGGGCGCCGCTCGCAGCCGACGAACGATGGACCCTCTCGCTCGACGGATCCTGGGACTTCCTGCTGGTGGCGCACCCGACAGCGGCGCCGACGAACTGGGCCCAGCCGGACCGCGGCGGACGCGGCTGGCGGGCGATCGACGTGCCCGGGTGCTGGACCCGGCAGGACACCGGCGATCTGCCGCACTACACGAACGTGCAGATGCCGTGGGCGCTCGAGCCGCCGGCGACACCCGAGGAGAACCCGACCGGGCTGTACCGGACCACCTTCCGTCTGCCCCGTGGCTGGGCGTCGCGCCGCACGGTGCTGCACCTCGGCGGAGCCGAGTCGATGGCCGTCATCCACTGCAACGGCAGCTTCGTGGGCATGGGAAAGGACTCCCGTCTCCCGAGCGAGTTCGACCTCTCCGACCATCTGGTCGCGGGCGACAACACGCTCGCCGTCATGGTGATCCGCTACAGCGATGCCACGTGGATCGAGGACCAGGACCATTGGTGGCACGCCGGCCTGCACCGAAGCGTGTCGCTGCGGTCCGTGCCACAGGTGCACCTCGCCGACGTCGCCACGACGGCCGACTACGACCCGGCGACCGGCGCCGGTTCGCTCACGGTGACCACCGAGGTCGGCGGGGAGCCCGGCGAGGGCTGGACCACCGCGGTGACGGTGCTCGACGACCGGGGCCGACGGGTGCACGCGGCGGCGCTCGTCGCCGAGCTCCGGGTCCGACGGCCGGGCTTCGGCGCCGACGCCTTCCTCGCGTCCTGGGGGTTCGAGGGTCAGCGCACCGTCACGTCGCTCGACCTCGATTCGGTCGAGCCCTGGTCGGCCGAATCGCCACAGCGCTACCGCGTCCTGATCGACCTGGTCGATCCCCGCGGCACGATCGCCGACTCGACGGAGCTTCGCGTCGGCTTCCGCCGGGTGGAGGTGCGCGACCGTCGGCTGCTCGTCAACGGCCAACCCGTCCTGATCAACGGCGTGAACCGCCACGACCACCATCCCGTGACGGGCAAGACACAGACCGCCGACGACATCCGCGCCGATCTCGTGACGATGCTCCGCCACAACATCAACGCGGTACGCACCGCCCACTATCCGAACGATCCGACGCTGCTCGATCTCTGCGACGAGCTCGGTCTCTACGTGATCGACGAGGCCAACGTGGAGTCGCACGGGCGGCAGGACTCGCTCTGCCACGACGTCCGCTATCACGCAGCGATCGTGAGTCGGGTGCAGCGCATGGTCCTGCGTGACCGCAACCATCCGTCGGTGATCGGTTGGTCGCTCGGCAACGAGGCCGGCCACGGTGCCGCCCACGATGCTGCGGCGGCCTGGGTCAGAGCCGTCGATCCCACCCGTTTCGTGCAGTACGAGGGCTCGCTCCTCACCCGGGTCAAGCAGGGCGAGGGAACGACCGCGCAGCGCCACACCGTCACACCGAATGCGTCGGAACGCCTGGTCAGCGACATCGTCTGCCCGATGTACCCCGAGATCTCACTCATCGAGGAATGGGCCGAGTGGGCCGAGACGACCCGCGGCGACGACCGCCCGATGATCCTGTGCGAGTACTCCCATGCGATGGGCAACTCCAACGGTTCGCTGGTCGACTACTGGCGGGCATTCGAGGCGCACCCGGCGCTGCAGGGCGGGTTCATCTGGGACTGGAAGGACCAGGGCCTGGCCGAGACCGACGAGCACGGCCGGTTCTTCTGGGCCTACGGCGGCCATTTCGGCGACGAACCCAACGACGTCAACTTCTGCATCAACGGGTTGGTGGGGCCCGATGGTGTGCCCCACCCGGCGTTGGCGGAAGTGGCCTGGTGCGGGCGTCCCGCGAGGGTCACCGCCATGCCCGGGCGCAAGGTCCGCATCCACAACCATCGCTGGTTCACCGACCTCGCCGACCTCGAGTGCACCTGGGCGGTGACGATCGACGGCGACGTGGTGGAGCAGGGCACGCTCGACCTGCCGCCGATCGCGGCGCGGTCCTCGGCGGTCGTGACCGTCCCCCGGTCAACCGGCCGCCGCCGCGGCAACGAGGCGTTCCTGACTCTTCGCTTCCGTCTCGCGTCGGCCACGCCATGGGCCGAACGCGGACACGTGGTCAGCACCGAGCAGCTGTCGCTCCCCCTCACCGCGGCATCGCCGGCGCCCTCGCGGCGGACGCACCCCGTGGAGGTGGACGATCACGGCAGCGTGATCCGGAACGGGCCACTGATCCTGCACGTCGACCGCGACGCGGCGTGCGTGTCGGCATTGACGCACCGCGGGCGACCGGTCGTCACCGGTCCGATCGCGGCCACCCTGTGGCGGGCCCCGACCGACAACGACGGCGTCGCCCAGGGCTGGATGTCGGAGATCTCCGGGGTCCGCAACCGCTGGCTGACGTGGGGGCTCGACCGTCTCCGGATCGAGCCGATGCGCACCTCCGTGCGGCGCGTCGAGGGCGGTGTCCGTCTGACCATGCGGCGCGAACTCCACGGGTCGACCGATCACGCGACCCACCGGAGCGTGGTCACCCTCCTCGGCGACGGACGGGTGCGGTTCGACGAGACGATCACCGTGCCTGCGGCGTGGACGGATCTCCCCCGCGTCGGCATCACGATGCCGCTACATGCCCGTTTCGAGGACCTGCGCTGGTTCGGTCTCGGCCCCGAGGAGACGTACCCCGATCGTCGGTCGGGAGCGACCGTCGGTCTCTGGCGGTCGACGGTCGCCGAGCAGTACCACCCCTATGTCTTCCCGCAGGAACACGGCCACCACACCGACACCCGCTGGTTCGAGCTCCGCAGCGGGCGCGACCGCATCCGGGTGTGCGCCGACCATCGGTTCGGCTTCTCGGCCCGGCGCCACACCGACGCGGCGCTGACCACGGCCACGACGCTGGCCGAGCTCGACCCCGCCGACCATGTCGAGGTCCACATCGATGCCGCTGTGCGGGGCCTCGGCACGGCGGCCTGCGGCCCGGACACGCTTCCCGGCCACCGCGTCGGCCCGGGCATCCACCGCCTCTCGTGGACGATCGACCCGACGTCCTAG
- a CDS encoding thioesterase family protein gives MTALYERDGDAFVGTEITAGAWSPGAQSGGAVLALLGHVLEDVPTLTPMSLTRLTVDLVRPVPVGERLRIEHEIVREGKKIQVVDLRVVTDGAEHARARALRVRDADLGSVPGAPDSSTDIDPAAALPRPEEIEPADDRPGLPPFLRVALDFRRTDPWAEGVNGIWLRLRVPVVAGEPICATSRATVPMDVVNLIGAKFDGAAFTAINPDVSAHVARPPVGEWVGLVGETIFSHSVGHGVSAATMSDSAGVFGVTSTSQILDHVPRSS, from the coding sequence ATGACGGCGCTCTACGAACGCGACGGCGATGCGTTCGTCGGCACTGAGATCACCGCGGGGGCGTGGAGTCCCGGCGCGCAGAGCGGGGGTGCGGTGCTCGCCCTGCTCGGTCACGTGCTCGAGGACGTGCCCACGCTCACCCCGATGAGTCTCACGAGGCTGACCGTCGATCTCGTTCGGCCCGTTCCGGTCGGTGAACGACTCCGGATCGAGCACGAGATCGTCCGCGAGGGAAAGAAGATCCAGGTCGTCGACCTCCGCGTCGTCACCGACGGAGCCGAGCACGCCCGGGCACGAGCCCTGCGGGTACGCGACGCCGACCTCGGCTCCGTGCCCGGGGCACCCGACTCGTCGACCGACATCGACCCGGCGGCGGCGTTGCCCAGGCCCGAGGAGATCGAGCCGGCCGACGACCGTCCCGGGCTGCCCCCCTTCCTGCGGGTGGCGCTCGACTTCCGACGCACCGACCCCTGGGCCGAGGGGGTCAACGGGATCTGGCTGCGCCTGCGGGTCCCGGTCGTCGCCGGCGAGCCGATCTGCGCCACCTCTCGTGCCACGGTGCCGATGGACGTCGTCAACCTGATCGGTGCCAAGTTCGACGGTGCGGCGTTCACGGCGATCAACCCCGATGTCAGCGCCCATGTCGCCCGTCCGCCCGTCGGCGAATGGGTCGGGCTGGTGGGCGAGACCATCTTCTCGCACTCGGTGGGCCATGGCGTCTCCGCCGCGACCATGAGCGACTCGGCCGGCGTCTTCGGGGTCACCTCCACATCCCAGATCCTCGACCACGTCCCCCGTTCGTCCTAG
- a CDS encoding sigma-70 family RNA polymerase sigma factor, producing MSSDAATLVAVRDDRDRENRKGGGVAVDDFEIWYATARPRLLLAVRGLGVTPEEAQEVADEALALAFERWTEVSAMANPTGWAYGAAKNRLRNQIRRSLLADKFAQLRRREEEPIDDAFVEFRSILAGLTERQRHLVVMRHVLQMTEPEIAAELGITRGTVSSRLRAAHEQIRRTMLLVAMTGVAIWSAT from the coding sequence ATGTCTTCTGACGCGGCAACCCTCGTCGCGGTGCGAGATGATCGAGACCGGGAGAACCGGAAGGGCGGCGGCGTGGCGGTTGATGACTTCGAGATCTGGTACGCCACGGCTCGGCCGCGGCTCCTCCTCGCGGTCAGAGGTCTCGGTGTCACCCCGGAGGAGGCCCAGGAGGTCGCCGACGAGGCGCTGGCCCTGGCCTTCGAGCGATGGACAGAAGTGTCCGCGATGGCCAACCCGACGGGCTGGGCCTACGGCGCCGCGAAGAACCGGCTCCGCAACCAGATCAGGAGATCGCTGCTCGCCGACAAGTTCGCCCAACTGCGCCGCCGCGAAGAGGAGCCGATCGACGACGCCTTCGTCGAGTTCCGGTCGATCCTCGCCGGCCTGACGGAACGCCAACGGCACTTGGTCGTCATGCGCCACGTCCTGCAGATGACCGAGCCCGAGATCGCGGCCGAGTTGGGCATCACCCGCGGCACCGTGTCGTCGCGCCTGCGCGCGGCCCACGAGCAGATCCGGCGAACCATGCTGCTGGTCGCCATGACCGGCGTCGCCATCTGGAGCGCCACATGA
- a CDS encoding alpha/beta fold hydrolase — translation MKLVFLHALPFDGAMWEDTIGALGREAVAPSLFDLGDSIEEWAFGVLDAVGTEELIVVGCSVGGSCALEVAAAAPDQVAAIVLVGAKAEVNHDPVLRDEAIQMLETHGIEAAWHRYWLPLFAESTSSSVKDSARSWAMAHDVDSVVRGVRAFHDRRDLSSFAARWDRPLIGISGDRDVAPSPSKLRQLATGPNREFHLVAECGHYVNLEQPAAFDALLAEAIRPIVERS, via the coding sequence ATGAAGCTGGTGTTCCTCCATGCATTGCCGTTCGACGGGGCGATGTGGGAGGACACCATCGGCGCGCTGGGCCGCGAAGCTGTCGCGCCGAGCCTGTTCGATCTCGGGGACTCGATCGAGGAGTGGGCGTTTGGGGTGCTCGATGCCGTCGGTACCGAGGAGCTGATCGTCGTGGGCTGTTCCGTCGGCGGTTCGTGTGCATTGGAGGTCGCTGCTGCCGCGCCCGACCAGGTGGCAGCGATTGTGTTGGTCGGGGCGAAGGCCGAGGTCAACCACGATCCGGTGCTACGGGACGAGGCGATCCAGATGCTCGAGACCCACGGGATAGAGGCTGCGTGGCACCGGTACTGGCTCCCGTTGTTTGCTGAGTCGACGTCGTCGTCGGTCAAGGACTCGGCTCGGTCGTGGGCGATGGCGCACGACGTCGACTCGGTCGTCAGGGGCGTGCGGGCGTTTCACGATCGCCGCGATCTCTCGTCGTTCGCGGCGCGATGGGACCGGCCGTTGATCGGCATCAGCGGTGATCGCGATGTCGCGCCGTCACCATCGAAGCTGCGTCAGCTCGCCACCGGCCCGAATCGGGAGTTTCATCTGGTCGCCGAGTGCGGCCACTACGTCAATCTCGAACAACCGGCGGCGTTCGACGCACTCCTCGCGGAAGCGATCCGCCCGATCGTCGAACGTTCGTAG
- a CDS encoding class I SAM-dependent methyltransferase, which produces MSQESAAVVSGTPAGDDESLEEVKAPADHIEDPIDLLAVDRSRDAVARYGADVRRLEQVEIACGSGILSGARESEAVGRASDQLDLGDVGIGIRLHHCGTKGTRRRCIGAHTVAHVRINCVAGTGNDKHLIRRRRRAGGQEEQPKSNGPYCPDACADQTRPLGDCWRPVSASRPAWSNRRLRASRRESRSFDRAKVEIAGSNPVGRSRSFSDDAAGQARFWVPSLPLSRSGLASCRHARGEPYAVEILATEYIVDAVPCRVGEPATVAKISSGDDLRQLLSNILDTGYYDTAYFARQTGLKTGLLTMNLWFVASLVAALRPRRSIELGAGKGDVVEMLRRRGIDAWGLDSSPDMWAQLSPIVREAYVVGDVAEMQDTLSGERFDTVLGFDIWEHLLPETITDVIDQATAVMTEDGMCVSIIPAFGPDPVFGEIFPLEFEENRERFDAGLPFDHITLERSDPPIPAAGHLVWAPGLWWEAQFEAAGLVREPSIERRLHAIFDPYLAPSNRCFFVYRRDTPQARARAAATRRRLRRPAVAARYLDLFRLARAESSGEHRFAVPPLDYVADRHRVLGSVQRVLRVVRPALGQLRRRSPTR; this is translated from the coding sequence ATGAGCCAGGAGTCCGCCGCCGTCGTCAGCGGTACTCCCGCCGGTGATGACGAGTCCCTCGAGGAAGTGAAAGCTCCCGCTGACCACATCGAAGACCCGATCGATCTGCTGGCCGTCGATCGTAGCCGTGATGCCGTTGCCCGGTACGGCGCGGATGTACGTCGGCTCGAGCAGGTCGAGATCGCCTGTGGCAGCGGCATCCTCTCCGGCGCCCGGGAGAGTGAGGCTGTAGGTCGAGCCAGCGATCAGCTGGATCTCGGTGACGTTGGGATCGGCATTCGCCTCCATCACTGCGGCACGAAGGGAACACGTCGTCGTTGCATCGGCGCACACACCGTCGCCCACGTTCGCATCAACTGTGTCGCCGGTACCGGTAACGACAAACACCTCATCCGCCGGAGGAGGCGTGCAGGCGGACAGGAAGAACAGCCCAAATCCAACGGCCCCTACTGCCCCGATGCGTGTGCCGATCAAACCCGCCCCCTCGGTGATTGCTGGCGACCAGTGTCCGCTTCCCGCCCGGCGTGGTCAAACCGGCGCCTTCGCGCGTCCCGAAGAGAGTCTCGTTCCTTCGACCGAGCCAAGGTTGAGATCGCCGGTTCGAACCCGGTCGGCCGCTCCAGATCCTTCAGCGATGATGCGGCAGGTCAGGCCCGGTTCTGGGTGCCGAGCCTGCCGCTTTCTCGTTCCGGCCTAGCATCGTGCCGACACGCGCGAGGAGAGCCGTACGCAGTGGAGATTCTGGCGACTGAGTACATCGTCGACGCGGTTCCGTGTCGTGTCGGGGAGCCCGCCACAGTCGCGAAGATCTCTTCAGGTGACGATCTTCGTCAGCTGCTGTCCAACATCCTCGATACTGGCTACTACGACACCGCGTATTTCGCGCGTCAGACCGGTCTCAAGACAGGTCTCTTGACGATGAACCTGTGGTTCGTCGCCTCGCTGGTCGCGGCTCTGCGGCCAAGGCGCTCGATCGAGTTGGGCGCAGGAAAGGGTGACGTCGTCGAGATGCTCCGCCGGCGTGGCATCGACGCGTGGGGACTCGATTCGAGCCCAGACATGTGGGCCCAGCTCTCGCCGATCGTGAGGGAGGCGTATGTTGTCGGAGACGTTGCCGAGATGCAGGACACGCTCAGCGGTGAGCGTTTCGACACCGTCCTCGGATTCGACATCTGGGAACACCTTCTTCCCGAAACCATCACGGACGTCATCGACCAAGCGACTGCAGTGATGACCGAAGACGGCATGTGCGTATCGATCATCCCCGCGTTCGGGCCCGATCCCGTCTTCGGCGAGATCTTTCCGCTCGAGTTCGAGGAGAACCGGGAGCGATTTGATGCCGGTTTGCCGTTTGACCACATCACGCTCGAGCGTTCAGATCCTCCGATCCCGGCCGCCGGACACCTCGTCTGGGCCCCGGGCTTGTGGTGGGAAGCGCAGTTCGAGGCCGCCGGGCTCGTACGCGAGCCCTCGATCGAAAGGCGTCTCCACGCGATCTTCGATCCCTACCTTGCACCCTCCAACCGCTGCTTCTTTGTCTATCGTCGAGACACTCCTCAGGCGCGGGCGCGGGCCGCTGCGACACGCCGGAGGCTCCGCCGGCCGGCAGTGGCCGCGCGCTACCTCGACCTCTTTCGTCTCGCACGCGCCGAATCGTCAGGCGAGCATCGCTTCGCGGTCCCGCCGTTGGACTACGTGGCGGATCGGCACCGAGTTCTTGGGTCGGTGCAACGAGTCCTCCGTGTCGTTCGACCTGCGCTCGGTCAGCTACGACGACGCTCGCCGACCCGGTGA